The genomic segment CCTGGTACGCAGCGCCTCGTGCCGTGCGACGGTCCCGTCGAACGCGGCACGCAGCGCGTCGACCGAGAGCGCGCCGGTGAGCCCGAGCACCAGGGGGATGTTGTACGAGGCGTCGGCGGGGTCCAACTGGTCGAGGAACCAGAGCCGTTCCTGCCCGAGGGTGAGCGCCGGCCCGCCCCCCGCACCCTCCGCGCCCCCCGTGCCGTGCGTGTGCGTCGTACCACCGGTCGTGCCGCTCGTCGTGCCGCTCATGTGCCGTACTCCCTGGGTGCCGACGAGGGCGGAAAGGCCGCTGGTCAGCGAGGTCGCCAAAGGAATTTCTGACGTTCGTCAAACAGGTGCGCAGGGGTATCGGCCGCGCTTCCGGATTCCCCCCGTGCTACCGGTCTCGGGCAACGGCCACGCTAGAAGCCGACAGGACGGCAGTCAATGGTCTGGACCAGATGACCCTGGCTGGTACCCCTAGGACGGCGCGGCACATATCCTCACCCAAGGGACGACCAAGCGGGTCCGCCTGGCCGAAAGATGGCATTCCCTCGTTCCCGCCACTCCCCCGTACCCTCCCGTTGCGGGGACTGAATGCCGGAGGTGCCGCTCTGACGGCGGCGATGGCGTCCTCGGCGGGGACGAGCCGAGGGACGAGACGAACACAGGCAAGTACGCCGAGGACTTCCACGAGGATCTGGGCCGGACACGCAGGAATGCCCCCGATCCCGAAGGACCAGGGGCATCCATGACGCGATGCGCGCGGGCGCACGGGCGCGCGCATCGCGGGAAACTACGCGGCGACCGGCACCCGCTCCTCGCGCGTGATCTCCTCGGAGCGCGCCTCCTCGTCGATCGGCGAGGACGAGGCCGAGTTGTACGCGTCGTGGTCGAGGATCTTCTCGCGGGCGGAGACGATCACCGGGACCAGCGCCTGTCCGGCCACGTTCGTGGCGGTACGCATCATGTCGAGGATCGGGTCGATGGCCATCAGCAGACCGACACCCTCCAGCGGTAGACCCAGGGTCGACAGGGTGAGGGTCAGCATGACCGTCGCCCCGGTCAGACCGGCGGTGGCCGCCGAGCCGATCACCGAGACGAACGCGATCAGCAGGTAGTCACCGATCCCGAGCTGCACGTCGAAGATCTGCGCGATGAAGATCGCCGCCAGCGCCGGGTAGATCGCGGCGCAACCGTCCATCTTCGTGGTGGAGCCGAACGGCACCGCGAAGGACGCGTACTCCTTCGGAACGCCCAGCCGTTCGGTGACGCGCTGCGTGACGGGCATCGTGCCGACGGAGGAGCGGGAGACGAAGCCCAGCTGGATCGCGGGCCAGGCGCCCTTGAAGAACTGGAGCGGGCTGACCTTGGCGACGGTGGCGAGCAGCAGCGGGTACACCCCGAACATCACCAGCGCGCAGCCGATGTAGACGTCGGCGGTGAAGGTCGCGTACTTGCCGATCAGGTCCCAGCCGTAGTCGGCGATCGCGTAGCCGATGAGGCCGATGGTGCCGATGGGGGCGAGGCGGATGACCCACCACAGGGCCTTCTGGAGAAGTTCCAGAACGGACTCGCTGAGGGTGAGGATCGGCTCGGCCCGCTTGCCGAGCTGAAGGGCGGCGATACCGGCGACGGCGGCCATGAAGACGATCTGGAGGACGTTCAGCTCGGTGAACGGGCTGATGACGTCCTTCGGGATGATCCCGGTCAGGAAGTCGAGCCAGGACCCGGAGTGTTCGGGCTTGGCGCCGTCCTTGGGGGTGAGACCGGTGCCGGAGCCCGGGTTGGTGATCAGGCCGATCGCGAGGCCGATGGCGACCGCGATCAGGGAGGTGATCATGAACCAGAGCAGCGTACGGGTGGCCAGCCGGGCGGCGTTGTTGACCTTGCGCAGGTTGGTGATCGACACCAGGATCGCGAAGAAGACGAGCGGCGCGACAGCCAGCTTGAGGAGCTGGATGAAGATGTGGCCGATCTTGTCGAGCGTGGTGTAGAGCCAGCTGATGTCCTGGCTGCGGGCGAGCCAGCCGAGCAGCACACCGAGCACCAGACCGGCGACGATCTGGGCCCAGAACGGAACGCTGGGTATACGGGAACGGAAACCGTTACCCGATCCTGAACCGGAGCCGGCCGACTCATCGGGGCCGGCCGACTCATCGGTGGCGGCGCTGGTGGACGCGGAATTCGCGGACACGGACACACTCCAGACGTGGACGCGTCAGGGCGCACGGAGGCGCCGTACGACGATGGGGAGGGGGACGGAGGTGCGGGCGGCCCGTGTCGGGCGACACCGCTGCGTGATGCCGGTCGAGTGCTCAGATGCTGCGGCAACAGCGACAACAGACCGCGGACATGCAGCGGCAGAGGTCGACGTGCAGGCGCGCCACGAGCGGGATGCCCGGGGCGTTGCGGAGGCGCGCTGCTGTCTTCATGCCCAATACGTTAACACTTGAACTTTGGGGATCTCAAAGGTGCCCTTTGAGTACCGGCCGGTAATCGCTCCCGGAGTAGCGACCAAGATCACCCGAAACCGACCCATGAAACACCGAAACCCCGGTGCGGGAGCGGGTGTTGCTCCGGCCGGGGGTGATGCGCGTCGGGTATGCGGTACGGGGTGTGAGCTTCCTTACGCGGCGCTTACCCGAGACTCCAGGGAAACCCCCGACGCGCGCACCGGGCCCGACCCCGCCCCGCCCGGCCCCGCCCGGCGCCGTGGCCGACGACAAGACGCCGGCGTATCCCGCTCAGCGAAGACCGCGCTTCTCGCGCTCCGCTTCGACCAGCTCCTCCATGAGTTTCTCCGGGTCCACCCTGTACTCGGTGTCATCAAGGGCGTCGTAGTCATGGGTGCTCAACGGCAGGCCGAGCTCGGCGAGTTCGGTGGCCAGTTGGCGGAACGCGATTCGCTCGTCGGGCTCGTCCTGGTAGCTTGCCTGCTCGGCAGCGGCCCCCTCGGCCAGGGTGAGGCCGACCAGCCTCCAGAAGGAGAACTCGGTGTCCAGCTCCAGGAGGCGCCAGGCACGGTCCGCGGGTTCGCCGGGGTGCAGCCAGTAGCCGATCCACCCCTTGCCGCCCTTCGCCACGAGCTTGACGTACTCGGCCATCTCCGCGGCTGCGGCGTTGGCGGCCTGCATCTCCGGGTCCGCGAGTTCCTTCTCGCTCAGATAGCTGGTGTCCAGGAGCGGGTGGACCTCTCCCGCCTCGAAGAAGTCGAGGCCGAGAAGGCGGGTGAAGTCGGTGCGGCCTTCCCACTGCGCCACCAGCAGCACGCGCAGACCGTCAGGTATCGGACGGCCGTCCAGCCGTTCGCGGGAGAACTCGACGAGCCGTTCTTCGTACATACGCCCTCTCCAGAGGTCGAACCAAGATCCTCACGTCAACGTAACAGCGGTGTCTGACAAGAGGCTGGGGGTACGCCGACGACTGCCGACGGCCCCCGCGGTCCGGACTCGGGACAGGCCCTAGGCGACGCTGTCCTCGCGCGTGCGGTTGGCCTCCAGGCGCGCCTTGGCGTGGTCC from the Streptomyces sp. AM 4-1-1 genome contains:
- a CDS encoding dicarboxylate/amino acid:cation symporter, which translates into the protein MPSVPFWAQIVAGLVLGVLLGWLARSQDISWLYTTLDKIGHIFIQLLKLAVAPLVFFAILVSITNLRKVNNAARLATRTLLWFMITSLIAVAIGLAIGLITNPGSGTGLTPKDGAKPEHSGSWLDFLTGIIPKDVISPFTELNVLQIVFMAAVAGIAALQLGKRAEPILTLSESVLELLQKALWWVIRLAPIGTIGLIGYAIADYGWDLIGKYATFTADVYIGCALVMFGVYPLLLATVAKVSPLQFFKGAWPAIQLGFVSRSSVGTMPVTQRVTERLGVPKEYASFAVPFGSTTKMDGCAAIYPALAAIFIAQIFDVQLGIGDYLLIAFVSVIGSAATAGLTGATVMLTLTLSTLGLPLEGVGLLMAIDPILDMMRTATNVAGQALVPVIVSAREKILDHDAYNSASSSPIDEEARSEEITREERVPVAA